Proteins from a single region of Streptococcus oralis:
- a CDS encoding 3-oxoacyl-ACP reductase — protein sequence MTRRVLITGVSSGIGLAQARLFLENGYQVYGVDQGENPLLERDFHFLQRDLTLDLEPIFDWCTQVDVLCNTAGVLDDYKPLLDQTAQEIQEIFEINYVTPVELTRHYLTQMLENKKGIIINMCSIASSLAGGGGHAYTSSKHALAGFTKQLALDYAEAGIQIFGIAPGAVKTAMTAADFEPGGLADWVASETPIKRWIEPEEVAEISLFLASGKASAMQGQILTIDGGWSLK from the coding sequence ATGACTAGACGTGTATTGATTACGGGAGTAAGTTCAGGGATTGGTCTGGCTCAAGCACGACTCTTTTTAGAGAATGGCTATCAAGTTTATGGAGTTGACCAAGGCGAAAATCCACTCTTAGAGCGTGATTTTCACTTTTTACAGAGAGATTTGACCTTGGACTTGGAGCCAATTTTTGACTGGTGTACTCAGGTGGATGTCTTGTGCAATACTGCTGGAGTTTTGGATGATTACAAACCCCTTTTGGATCAAACAGCGCAGGAAATTCAAGAGATTTTTGAAATCAACTACGTGACTCCTGTTGAGTTGACTCGGCATTATTTGACACAAATGTTGGAAAATAAAAAAGGAATCATCATCAATATGTGTTCGATTGCTTCAAGTCTAGCTGGCGGAGGTGGTCACGCCTATACCTCGTCTAAGCACGCCTTAGCTGGCTTTACCAAGCAGTTGGCTCTAGACTATGCTGAGGCTGGTATTCAGATCTTTGGGATTGCTCCAGGGGCAGTCAAGACAGCCATGACTGCTGCCGACTTTGAGCCAGGTGGATTGGCTGACTGGGTGGCTAGTGAAACGCCAATCAAGCGCTGGATCGAGCCAGAGGAAGTAGCAGAGATTAGCCTTTTCTTAGCAAGTGGAAAAGCGAGCGCTATGCAAGGACAAATCCTGACCATTGATGGTGGCTGGTCTTTGAAGTAG
- a CDS encoding M1 family metallopeptidase, which yields MQAVEHFITQFVPEHYDLFLDLSRETKTFSGKVTITGQAQSDRISLHQKDLEITSLEVAGQARPFTVDHENEALHVELAEAGQVELVIAFSGKITDNMTGIYPSYYTVDGVKKEVLSTQFESHFAREAFPCVDEPEAKATFDLALRFDQAEGEVALSNMPEIDVENRKETGIWKFATTPRMSSYLLAFVAGDLQGVTAKTKNGTLVGVYSTKAHPLSNLDFSLDIAVRSIEFYEDYYGVKYPIPQSLHIALPDFSAGAMENWGLVTYREVYLVVDENSTFASRQQVALVIAHELAHQWFGNLVTMKWWDDLWLNESFANMMEYVCVDAIEPTWNIFEDFQTGGVPAALKRDATDGVQSVHVEVKHPDEINTLFDGAIVYAKGSRLMHMLRRWLGDADFAEGLHAYFEKHQYSNTIGRDLWNALGQASGRDVAAFMDSWLEQPGYPVLTVKVENDVLKISQKQFFIGEHEDKNRLWVVPLNSNWKGLPDTLETESIEIPGYAALLAENKGALRLNTENTAHYITDYQGDLLDAVLAELETLDNTSKLQIVQERRLLAEAGHISYADLLPVLDKLAKEESYLVVSAVSQVISALERFIDEGTDAEVAFKVLIAKLARHNYDRLGFEAKDGESDEDELVRQLAVSMMIRSNDAEASQVASQIFATHKENLAGLPAAIRAQVLINEMKHHETKDLVATYLDLYTHATDAVFKRQLAAALAYSTDADNIQTLISSWKDKFVVKPQDLSAWYYQFLDHQTTQETVWVWARKNWDWIKAALGGDMSFDSFVILPAHVFKTEQRLAEYKEFFEPQLSDLALSRNIRMGIKDIAARVDLIKREKAAVEAVVTQYAKA from the coding sequence ATGCAAGCAGTTGAACATTTTATTACCCAATTTGTTCCTGAACATTATGATTTATTTTTAGACTTGAGTCGTGAGACCAAGACCTTTTCTGGGAAGGTGACCATTACTGGTCAAGCACAGAGTGACCGTATTTCCCTTCACCAAAAAGACTTGGAAATCACTTCTTTAGAAGTTGCGGGTCAAGCTCGTCCATTTACAGTTGATCATGAAAATGAAGCCCTTCATGTCGAATTGGCTGAGGCTGGTCAAGTTGAATTGGTCATCGCCTTTTCAGGAAAAATTACAGACAACATGACAGGTATTTACCCTTCTTATTACACAGTGGATGGTGTCAAGAAGGAAGTCTTGTCTACCCAGTTCGAGAGCCATTTCGCACGCGAAGCCTTCCCATGTGTGGATGAGCCTGAAGCTAAAGCAACCTTTGATCTCGCTCTCCGTTTTGATCAAGCCGAAGGTGAAGTGGCCTTGTCAAACATGCCTGAGATTGATGTTGAAAACCGCAAAGAAACAGGTATCTGGAAGTTTGCGACAACACCTCGCATGTCATCTTACTTGTTGGCCTTTGTAGCTGGTGATTTGCAAGGGGTGACCGCTAAAACTAAAAATGGTACCCTCGTTGGTGTCTACTCTACAAAAGCTCATCCACTATCTAACCTTGATTTCTCTTTGGATATCGCTGTTCGTTCGATTGAGTTTTACGAAGATTACTACGGAGTTAAGTATCCAATTCCTCAATCGCTCCACATCGCCCTTCCTGACTTCTCAGCAGGTGCCATGGAAAACTGGGGTCTAGTGACTTATCGTGAAGTTTACTTGGTCGTGGATGAGAACTCAACCTTTGCCAGTCGTCAACAGGTAGCCCTTGTCATCGCCCACGAGCTTGCTCACCAATGGTTTGGGAACCTCGTGACTATGAAATGGTGGGATGATCTTTGGCTTAATGAAAGCTTCGCTAACATGATGGAATACGTCTGTGTGGATGCCATCGAGCCAACTTGGAATATCTTTGAAGATTTCCAAACAGGTGGAGTTCCAGCTGCGCTTAAACGCGATGCGACGGATGGCGTTCAGTCTGTCCATGTCGAAGTCAAACACCCAGATGAAATCAATACGCTCTTTGATGGCGCTATTGTCTATGCAAAAGGAAGCCGTCTCATGCACATGCTTCGCCGTTGGCTAGGAGATGCTGATTTCGCTGAAGGTTTGCATGCCTACTTTGAAAAACATCAGTACAGCAACACCATCGGTCGAGACCTTTGGAATGCTCTCGGACAAGCATCAGGTCGTGATGTCGCAGCCTTCATGGATTCTTGGTTGGAACAGCCTGGCTATCCAGTTCTCACTGTCAAAGTTGAAAATGATGTCTTGAAGATTTCGCAAAAACAATTCTTCATCGGTGAGCATGAAGACAAGAACCGTCTCTGGGTTGTACCACTCAACAGCAACTGGAAAGGTTTGCCTGACACACTTGAAACTGAAAGTATCGAAATCCCTGGCTATGCCGCTCTTCTTGCTGAAAACAAAGGAGCACTTCGCCTCAATACTGAAAATACTGCCCACTACATTACAGACTATCAAGGAGACTTGTTAGATGCCGTTCTTGCTGAGCTAGAGACACTTGATAATACAAGCAAACTGCAAATCGTTCAAGAACGTCGTCTGCTTGCTGAAGCAGGGCACATTTCTTATGCAGACTTGCTCCCAGTCCTTGATAAACTTGCTAAGGAAGAGTCCTACCTTGTGGTTTCAGCTGTTTCTCAAGTGATTTCAGCCCTTGAGCGCTTTATCGATGAAGGAACAGATGCTGAAGTAGCCTTCAAAGTACTGATTGCTAAATTGGCTCGTCATAACTATGACCGTCTTGGTTTTGAAGCCAAAGACGGGGAATCAGATGAGGATGAATTGGTTCGTCAGTTGGCCGTTTCTATGATGATTCGCTCCAATGATGCAGAAGCTAGTCAAGTCGCTAGCCAAATCTTTGCAACTCACAAGGAGAACCTTGCAGGACTTCCAGCAGCCATCCGTGCTCAAGTTCTTATCAATGAAATGAAACACCATGAGACCAAGGACTTGGTCGCAACTTATCTGGACCTCTACACTCATGCGACAGATGCTGTCTTCAAACGCCAGTTGGCAGCTGCTCTAGCCTACAGTACAGATGCTGATAATATCCAAACCTTGATTAGTTCATGGAAGGATAAATTTGTGGTGAAACCACAAGACTTGTCTGCTTGGTATTACCAGTTCCTAGATCATCAAACAACTCAAGAAACTGTTTGGGTATGGGCGCGTAAAAACTGGGATTGGATCAAGGCAGCTCTTGGTGGGGATATGAGCTTTGATAGCTTTGTTATCCTACCTGCCCATGTATTTAAGACTGAGCAACGCTTGGCAGAGTACAAGGAATTCTTTGAGCCACAACTCTCTGACCTTGCTCTTAGCCGTAACATTCGTATGGGTATCAAAGATATCGCAGCGCGTGTTGACTTGATTAAGCGTGAGAAAGCAGCAGTCGAAGCTGTTGTAACCCAATATGCCAAAGCTTAA
- a CDS encoding ASCH domain-containing protein, whose amino-acid sequence MTPQEMWNAYKQINPAIGDEIDAWAFGVEADTLAGLVLKGEKTATASAYDLYALEDEPLPQEGTFDVILDSQDQAVCIVEITKVSVQPFHQVSANHAYKEGEGDKSLAYWRQVHEDFFTEWMREAGLTFTPDSKVVLEEFRKVYPL is encoded by the coding sequence ATGACACCGCAAGAAATGTGGAATGCATACAAGCAAATTAACCCCGCGATTGGAGATGAGATAGATGCCTGGGCTTTTGGAGTGGAAGCCGATACCTTGGCAGGTTTGGTTTTAAAAGGCGAAAAGACAGCAACCGCCTCAGCCTACGACCTCTACGCACTAGAAGACGAACCACTTCCACAAGAAGGGACCTTCGATGTCATTTTAGACAGTCAAGATCAGGCTGTCTGCATTGTCGAAATTACAAAGGTTTCCGTTCAGCCTTTTCATCAAGTTTCTGCTAACCATGCCTACAAGGAAGGGGAGGGAGACAAATCTTTAGCCTATTGGCGCCAGGTTCATGAGGACTTTTTCACCGAGTGGATGAGGGAAGCCGGACTGACTTTTACCCCTGACAGCAAGGTTGTTTTGGAAGAATTTCGCAAGGTCTACCCACTCTAG
- a CDS encoding NUDIX hydrolase, which produces MEIKKHFGVYAVCFENGKLLCIEKTRGPYQHRYDLPGGSQQLGEGLTETLIREVMEETGYTVRSYSNPRIYDVFVREELKNFMVHHIMAFYDIEVNEKEPQVTISEAVSDGANDSLGYIWIDIQKITEENASPLVLKVKSELLGFPELDKTSYMNWKVNNEKPTCP; this is translated from the coding sequence ATGGAAATCAAAAAACACTTTGGAGTCTATGCTGTTTGCTTTGAAAATGGGAAGTTACTCTGCATTGAAAAAACGAGGGGCCCTTATCAACATCGTTATGATTTACCCGGTGGTAGTCAGCAACTTGGGGAAGGATTGACGGAAACGCTGATTAGAGAAGTTATGGAAGAGACGGGATATACTGTTAGAAGCTACTCTAATCCTCGAATCTACGATGTTTTCGTCAGGGAAGAGTTAAAAAATTTTATGGTTCACCATATCATGGCATTTTATGATATTGAGGTCAACGAGAAGGAACCTCAGGTTACGATTTCGGAAGCTGTCTCTGATGGTGCGAATGATTCACTTGGATATATTTGGATAGATATTCAGAAAATCACAGAAGAAAATGCATCGCCATTAGTCTTGAAGGTCAAGTCTGAATTATTAGGATTTCCGGAACTGGACAAGACTTCCTACATGAATTGGAAGGTGAATAATGAGAAACCAACTTGCCCTTAG
- a CDS encoding DUF2829 domain-containing protein, producing MTFEEILPGLKAKKKYVRTGWGGAENYVQLFDTIEQNGVALEVTPYFLINVSGEGEGFSMWSPTPCDVLATDWVEVYD from the coding sequence ATGACATTTGAAGAGATCCTGCCTGGATTAAAGGCCAAGAAAAAATATGTACGAACTGGTTGGGGAGGGGCTGAAAACTATGTCCAACTCTTTGACACTATCGAACAAAACGGGGTTGCACTTGAAGTGACGCCTTATTTCCTAATCAACGTGTCTGGAGAAGGGGAAGGTTTTTCCATGTGGAGCCCGACACCTTGTGATGTTTTGGCGACGGATTGGGTAGAAGTGTATGACTAG
- a CDS encoding aldo/keto reductase, translated as MRYITLGQDDKELSEIVLGMMRIKDKSVKEVEELVETALSVGINAFDLADIYGRGRCEELLGIVLKNRPDLREKMWIQSKCGIRIEEFTYFDFSKDYIIKSVDGILQRLKIDHLDSLLLHRPDALMESDQVAEAFDLLYKQGKVRDFGVSNQNPMMMELLKKDVKQPLAVNQLQLSAAFTPGFESGFHVNMEDSQATMRDGSVFEYCKLHDVVIQAWSVLQFGYFKGNFVGNEKFQALNQVLDRLAFKYGVTPSTIAISWILRYPAKMQAVVGTTNPKHLREVSQAANFSLTRKEWYEIYLAAGNNLP; from the coding sequence ATGAGATACATAACTCTTGGTCAAGATGACAAAGAATTATCAGAAATTGTTCTCGGAATGATGAGAATAAAAGATAAGTCTGTAAAAGAAGTTGAAGAGCTTGTGGAAACAGCACTTTCTGTTGGAATCAATGCTTTTGACTTGGCTGATATTTATGGTCGTGGTCGTTGTGAAGAACTGTTAGGTATTGTCCTAAAAAATCGTCCAGATTTAAGAGAAAAGATGTGGATTCAGTCCAAATGTGGCATTCGCATTGAAGAATTTACCTATTTTGATTTTTCTAAGGACTATATTATAAAATCAGTCGACGGAATTTTGCAAAGATTGAAGATTGATCATCTAGATAGCTTGCTTCTTCATCGACCAGATGCTTTGATGGAATCTGACCAAGTAGCAGAAGCCTTTGATCTTCTTTATAAACAAGGTAAGGTCCGAGATTTTGGAGTTTCTAATCAAAATCCTATGATGATGGAGTTGCTTAAAAAAGATGTCAAGCAGCCGTTAGCTGTTAATCAGCTACAATTGAGTGCGGCTTTTACTCCAGGATTCGAATCAGGTTTTCATGTTAATATGGAAGATAGTCAAGCAACTATGCGAGATGGCAGCGTTTTTGAATATTGCAAATTACACGATGTGGTCATTCAAGCATGGTCTGTCTTACAATTCGGGTATTTTAAAGGGAACTTTGTTGGTAATGAGAAATTTCAAGCTTTGAATCAAGTACTTGATCGTCTAGCTTTTAAATATGGAGTAACCCCTTCAACTATTGCCATTTCTTGGATATTGCGTTATCCAGCAAAAATGCAGGCAGTCGTAGGTACAACAAATCCTAAGCATTTGAGAGAAGTTAGCCAAGCGGCAAACTTTAGCTTAACAAGAAAAGAATGGTATGAAATTTATCTTGCAGCAGGGAATAATTTGCCGTAA
- a CDS encoding putative PEP-binding protein, whose translation MRNQLALSGEQIAEKVYPQLFHHVGMIRGEYLLRELNQNILLSSCQQFVKDYLDTICSLYSDEEVWYRFSELTNTEANCLEGTKEHFDENHPLFGYRGTRRLLACPDEFQAEAHVVTEVYQTNPNLSVIFPFVNNSEQLKQAIRVLREHGFTGKVGTMIELPSAYFDLDRILETGISKIIVGMNDLTSFVFATVRNSQWHDMESQIMLDMLKDMQNKARIKKIDFAVAGYLNDSFIQKMNQMGIKCIIHYSSIPEIFNLEIDHPDHLKRVKEVSKKLQRRNP comes from the coding sequence ATGAGAAACCAACTTGCCCTTAGTGGCGAACAAATTGCTGAAAAAGTTTACCCACAACTATTTCATCATGTTGGCATGATTCGTGGAGAATACTTACTGAGAGAGCTCAATCAAAATATTCTCTTATCAAGTTGTCAGCAATTTGTAAAAGATTATCTAGACACCATTTGCTCCTTGTACTCAGATGAAGAGGTTTGGTATCGTTTTTCAGAGTTAACAAATACAGAAGCTAATTGTTTAGAGGGGACTAAAGAGCATTTTGATGAAAATCATCCCTTGTTTGGATATAGAGGAACTAGGCGTTTGCTGGCGTGTCCTGATGAATTTCAGGCTGAGGCACATGTCGTTACAGAAGTTTATCAAACAAATCCCAATCTGTCTGTTATTTTTCCTTTTGTCAATAATTCTGAGCAGTTAAAGCAAGCTATTAGAGTATTGCGTGAGCATGGTTTTACTGGAAAAGTCGGCACAATGATTGAATTACCGTCAGCTTATTTTGACTTGGACAGGATACTGGAAACGGGTATTTCAAAGATTATAGTTGGAATGAATGATTTGACTTCTTTTGTTTTTGCGACTGTGAGAAACAGTCAATGGCATGATATGGAAAGTCAAATAATGTTAGATATGCTAAAAGATATGCAGAATAAAGCAAGGATTAAAAAGATTGACTTTGCTGTAGCAGGCTATCTGAATGATTCTTTTATACAAAAAATGAATCAGATGGGTATCAAATGCATTATCCACTACAGTTCTATTCCAGAGATTTTTAATTTAGAGATTGACCATCCAGACCACCTCAAACGTGTAAAAGAAGTAAGTAAAAAATTACAAAGGAGAAACCCATGA